Proteins from a genomic interval of Rhizoctonia solani chromosome 12, complete sequence:
- a CDS encoding glycine dehydrogenase, whose product MIPLGSCTMKLNASAAMRALTWPEFGGVHPFVPNGVEGWKVVVDELSRDLCTITGFAACSLQPNSGAAGEYAGLSVIRAYHASRGEQHRDICLIPASAHGTNPASAVMAGMKVVPVKNLPNGNLDLDDLREKAAKHKDRLGAFMITYPSTYGVFEPGVQEACKIIHDNGGQVYLDGRCKLECPNWNDQPAICGGDVCHLNLHKTFAIPHGGGGPGVGPICVAEHLAPFLPSHPIIPTGGSTAIEAVASAPYGSASDYGFHPPTCSWPISTAMLIEPTESESLHEIDRFCEAMIQIRKEAEDVITGVQPRDNNLIKNAPHPMSVIVGEWDRPYSRETAAFPLSWLKQRKFWPTVGRVDDAYGDINLVCECPSVDELAEQGL is encoded by the exons ATGATCCCTCTTGGTTCGTGCACCATGAAATTGAACGCGAGCGCTGCGATGCGAGCTTTGACCTGGCCCGAGTTTGGGGGTGTTCATCCGTTTGTGCCGAATGGCGTCGAAGGATGGAAGGTTGTCGTCGAC GAGCTCTCTCGTGACCTGTGCACAATCACTGGATTCGCCGCTTGTTCGCTACAACCCAACTCGGGTGCGGCGGGCGAATATGCTGGGTTGAGCGTGATCCGAGCTTATCATGCCAGCCGTGGCGAACAGCACCGCGATATCTGTTTGATTCCTGCCAGCGCACATGGTACTAACCCGGCT TCGGCCGTGATGGCTGGTATGAAGGTCGTTCCTGTCAAAAATCTTCCAAACGGAAACTTGGATTTGGATGATCTGAGGGAGAAGGCGGCGAAGCACAAGGACAGGCTCGGAGCGTTCATG ATCACTTATCCTTCGACTTATGGGGTCTTCGAGCCAGGGGTTCAAGAGGCTTGCAAGATCATTCATGATAATGGAGGACAAGTGTATCTCGATGGTAG GTGCAAACTTGAATGCCCAAATTGGAATGACCAACCCGCTATATGCGGGGGTGATGTCTGTCACTTGAATTTGCACAAGACATTTGCCAT TCCTCATGGTGGAGGAGGCCCTGGTGTCGGGCCCATCTGTGTTGCCGAACATCTTGCGCCCTTCCTTCCTAGCCACCCGATCATCCCAACCGGCGGTTCGACAGCCATCGAAGCCGTTGCGTCCGCACCATACGGAAGTGCCTCG GACTATGGATTCCACCCTCCTACATGCTCATGGCCTATCTCGACTGCAATGCTCATCGAACCGACCGAGAGCGAGTCCTTGCATGAGATTGACCGTTTCTGCGAGGCGATGATTCAAATTCGCAAGGAGGCTGAAGATGTTATTACTGGTGTTCAGCCTAGAGATAACAATCTTATCAAGAACGCACCACATCCGATGTCCGTCATTGTGGGCGAGTGGGACCG GCCGTACTCTCGCGAAACTGCTGCATTCCCGCTCTCGTGGTTGAAGCAGCGCAAGTTCTGGCCTACTGTAGGCCGTGTGGACGATG CCTACGGTGATATCAACCTAGTG TGTGAATGCCCAAGCGTCGACGAGCTCGCAGAGCAAGGTCTTTAA
- a CDS encoding glycine dehydrogenase: MSLLSLREALNRSKDKWKKRASRDAWHEIRSLLDQLEFGAGVFGPLKSVIGSIRQAKGIQSTTEQSRVVLKDIAEYMNSPMVYTMTDSVKLICAIKVVEERQGQRTGRKLVDAMDGLDRVTEGYERIQQHLERLTLNLNLGMLKGITEQAMELKLTKLSPSMSAIYNSAESDDIKRGSCTPGTRKPQIDLLLEWAHTPDAGKTCWMNGMAGTGKTTIAYSVCSGLEKASQLGASFFCSRVIPECRQVRRIIPSIAYQLARFLFLSDSDTVKADIATYLRHELKHIPLDDAQWSSIIASCGVLFIYASTTCRYIKEAHAVDTLDEAVSAIVDTSSNASNQEGGNPIDQLYLTILTAAFESPRMNTPNKIRMQKLLETVICVAEPITTDALAALLDLKSAKQVDGLLQPLRSVLNIAPITGLVATLHASFPDFMLSEYRSAPFHCKPATRHLAIAEACLRIIDATEPKHNICGLSSSYMFDDEVPDLKERVIQNIPLLLWMEIMSLTKHIGYGMIVIRDAEKWCYEKAAPVDITKLVHDAWEFVSVYANHRYARVPRIYTSMLPFWPSSRPVSTIYMPRTAGLVKPKGAWIESIGLSADGTRLVVPTEDGIDILDTTTGNSIRSLTNEHTKNIRIACGLSDGDLYIHVLQPEARILGPLKGHTRHIHSVAFSPDGLYLASGSWGDTIRIWMYELEKWPVNLLTIMPLMSYHYAFLLMGPVLHRLLPPLSRHLRNLKCIAFSPNGVLVACGSADKTIRVYDAHTGQTVLGPLEGHTDEVDSIIFFPDSSRIFSCSRDGTIRIWNVEDLATDGADSLSTSLVLPQPIYSIRYSHDGLRVASGSENGDIHVWNAESGELVLGPLCGHRGTVRSLDYSSKNTHIASASADYTVRIWDTETGKDIHGPMRGHTGQVACVRFSPHGSIIASGSIDYTLRLWDVASGREIAMASSPWTMSTMHSTMMVSRSIPRLRLVPRLFPRLGLRSTGKSNGKTVPSARHVPGPTHRPEPSRGKADARCSRIRLDGRVCEGYSPDSIRIDAQAVSEHSIPALSESEMLRRAEEVANMNERNAASSVILRNVLENPSWYTPYTPYQPEIAQGRLESLINFQTMVSSLTGLPIANASLLDEGTAAAEAMVMAFAQHGQKRKTFVVDQGVSPQSLAVLRTRAGGFGIRLVVGDVAKLIGEGESRQFGNDCVELSDLAGVLVQYPDVNGSITDYALLKHIKEASSGPAPLLACATDLLALAILTPPGELGFDIALGSSARFGVPVGYGGPHAAFFSVADALKRKIPGRLVGRSRDANGRPAYRLALQTREQHIRREKATSNICTSQALLANTAAMYAVWHGAEGVRAIAERVLGMTAVLDGIIKVIDGMEVQNTSGHFFDTLTIDTGSAQKAAKIHAEAAKRAYNLRIVDERTVGVTFDESVTEEELAGIANCFLIAGGQAPIASTDLASFVKGGITPLIDADAVSPAHAPQAHSSTSELLQSVLRNFVVPLPF, from the exons ATGTCACTCCTGTCCCTGAGAGAGGCGCTCAATCGCTCaaaagacaaatggaagaagCG TGCAAGCCGAGATGCATGGCATGAGATCAGATCCTTGCTCGATCAACTTGAATTCGGCGCCGGGGTATTTGGTCCACTCAAGTCGGTAATCG GATCTATCAGACAAGCAAAGGGAATACAAAGCACTACGGAACAGAGTCGTGTTGTGCTTAAGGATATAGCAGAGTATATGAATAGTCCGATGGTGTATACTATGACGGATAGTGTGAAGTTGATTTGCGC AATTAAAGTTGTCGAAGAAAGGCAAGGGCAACGAACAGGAAGGAAATTAGTAGATGCGATGGATGGATTGGATAGAGTTACGGAGGGCTACGAACGAATTCAGCAACACCTTGAACGCCTGACC CTAAATCTGAATCTGGGTATGCTGAAAGGTATAACCGAACAGGCGATG GAGCTGAAGTTGACCAAGCTGTCGCCTTCCATGTCAGCTATTTACAACTCAGCCGAATCTGACGACATCAAACGAGGAAGCTGTACACCAGGGACACGAAAGCCTCAGATAGATTTGTTGCTCGAATGGGCGCATACCCCAGATGCTGGAAAGACATGCTGGATGAACGGAATGGCTGGAACGGGCAAGACTACGATCGCTTACAGCGTCTGCAGTGGACTAGAAAAAGCCAGCCAACTCGGCGCAAGCTTCTTTTGCTCTCGAGTCATACCGGAGTGCCGCCAGGTCAGGCGTATAATTCCGTCTATCGCATACCAGCTTGCTAGATTTCTCTTCCTTTCCG ACTCCGATACTGTGAAGGCTGACATTGCAACATACCTGCGTCATGAACTGAAGCACATTCCGCTGGACGATGCACAATGGTCGAGCATTATCGCAAGCTGCGGGGTACTATTCATATACGCATCTACTACGTGTCGTTATATTAAAGAGGCACACGCCGTGGACACCCTAGACGAGGCCGTTAGCGCCATTGTTGATACTTCATCGAATGCCAGTAACCAAGAGGGGGGAAATCCTATCGACCAGTTGTATCTCACTATACTTACAGCGGCTTTTGAAAGTCCTCGAATGAATACGCCTAACAAGATAAGAATGCAGAAGCTACTGGAAACAGTCATATGTGTCGCAGAACCTATAACTACGGACGCTCTGGCAGCGCTTCTTGACCTAAAGAGCGCCAAACAAGTGGATGGGCTACTACAGCCCCTGCGATCAGTGCTAAATATCGCACCAATAACTGGACTGGTAGCAACTTTACATGCATCGTTTCCTGATTTCATGCTTTCAGAGTACCGCTCTGCACCGTTTCATTGCAAGCCCGCAACCAGGCACCTAGCGATCGCGGAAGCATGTTTGCGGATTATTGACGCGACCGAGCCCAAGCACAATATATGTGGGCTTTCCTCATCTTACATGTTTGACGATGAAGTACCCGACCTGAAAGAGCGAGTTATTCAGAACATTCC GCTTCTGCTTTGGATGGAGATCATGAGCCTAACAAAGCACATAGGCTATGGTATGATTGTCATTCGAGACGCGGAGAAATGGTGTTAT GAAAAAGCTGCGCCAGTGGATATAACAAAGCTGGTGCATGATGCATGGGAATTTGTATCAGTATATGCCAACCACCGATACGCCAGAGTACcccgcatatatacatcgaTGCTTCCTTTCTGGCCTTCGTCTCGTCCGGTCTCAACTATATACATGCCAAGAACAGCCGGCCTTGTCAAGCCAAAAGG CGCCTGGATAGAGTCTATTGGACTCTCGGCAGACGGAACTCGGCTCGTGGTACCCACCGAGGATGGTATTGACATTCTTGATACAACCACTGGCAACAGTATACGCAGTCTCACCAATGAGCACACGAAGAATATCCG TATCGCATGTGGCCTCTCCGACGGAGATTTATACATACACGTGTTACAGCCAGAAGCGCGGATTCTCGGTCCACTGAAGGGGCACACTAGGCATATACACTCAGTGGcattctcgcctgatggtCTGTATCTCGCATCCGGGTCATGGGGTGATACCATCCGAATTTGGATGTACGAACTGGAAAAATGGCCGGTCAACCTTTTGACAATCATGCCTCTTATGTCTTATCACTATGCTTTTCTCCTGATGGGTCCTGTCTTGCATCGTCTTCTTCCG CCGCTCAGTAGGCATCTTCGGAACCTGAAGTGTATCGCCTTCTCCCCAAACGGCGTATTAGTCGCCTGTGGATCAGCAGACAAAACTATCAGAGTCTACGATGCACACACCGGCCAGACCGTTCTTGGTCCACTAGAGGGGCATACCGATGAGGTTGACTCGATTATATTCTTCCCCGACAGCTCTCGCATATTCTCCTGTTCGCGTGACGGCACTATACGCATATGGAATGTAGAAGACTTGGCCACGGACGGAGCCGATAGCTTGTCTACGAGTTTAGTTCTCCCTCAGCCTATCTATTCTATCAGGTATTCCCACGACGGACTACGGGTGGCGTCTGGTTCGGAAAATGGGGACATACATGTGTGGAATGCAGAGTCAGGAGAGCTGGTGCTAGGGCCACTGTGTGGCCATAGAGGAACCGTTAGATCCCTCGATTATTCATCAAAAAACACGCATATCGCCTCTGCTTCAGCCGATTACACGGTGCGAATCTGGGACACAGAAACCGGGAAAGATATACATGGACCAATGCGGGGACATACTGGACAGGTGGCCTGCGTTCGATTCTCACCACATGGCTCTATCATCGCCTCGGGCTCCATTGACTACACACTGCGGCTATGGGATGTTGCGAGCGGACGAGAAATCG CGATGGCGAGCAGCCCTTGGACGATGAGCACGATGCATTCGACGATGATGGTCTCACGCTCTATTCCTCGACTGAGGCTCGTTCCCCGACTTTTCCCGCGTCTGGGATTGCGTTCCACCGGCAAATCCAACGGGAAGACCGTTCCCTCCGCTCGACACGTACCCGGCCCGACACATCGGCCCGAACCCAGCCGAGGCAAAGCAGATGCTCGCTGCTCTCGGATACGACTCGATGGACGCGTTTGTGAGGGATACAGTCCAGATTCGATTCGTATCGATGCTCAGGCCGTCAGCGAACACTCTATCCCCGCCCTCAGCGAGAGCGAGATGCTCCGACGTGCAGAAGAGGTCGCCAACATGAACGAAAGAAACGCAGCTTCATCG GTCATATTGCGTAAT GTTCTTGAAAACCCGTCATGGTACACCCCATATACACCATACCAGCCCGAGATTGCTCAAGGCCGTCTCGAGTCGCTTATCAACTTCCAGACGATGGTCTCCTCCCTCACTGGACTCCCCATCGCCAATGCCTCGCTACTCGACGAAGGCACTGCAGCGGCCGAAGCCATGGTTATGGCATTCGCCCAGCACGGCCAGAAACGCAAAACGTTTGTTGTCGACCAAGGTGTCTCGCCCCAAAGCTTGGCCGTGCTGAGAACTCGCGCGGGAGGGTTTGGGATTCGGCTTGTAGTCGGAGATGTAGCCAAACTGATCGGTGAGGGAGAGTCCCGGCAATTCGGCAACGACTGTGTCGAATTATCCGACCTCGCCGGTGTGCTCGTCCAGTACCCGGATGTTAATGGCTCCATTACCGATTATGCCTTGTTGAAGCACATCAAGGAGGCCTCGTCTGGTCCTGCGCCTCTGCTTGCGTGTGCCACCGACTTGTTGGCCCTCGCCATCTTGACTCCTCCTGGAGAACTCGGATTTGATATTGCTTTGGGTTCCAGCGCCCGATTTGGTGTACCGGTCGGATACGGTGGTCCTCATGCGGCATTTTTCAGCGTTGCAGATGCACTCAAGAGGAAGATTCCGGGACGATTGGTCGGAAGGAGCCGGGACGCAAATG GACGCCCTGCATATCGTCTTGCACTTCAAACGCGCGAGCAACATATCCGTCGTGAAAAGGCAACGAGTAATATATGTACTTCTCAAGCACTTCTCGCCAATACCGCGGCGATGTACGCCGTGTGGCATGGTGCTGAAGGTGTCCGAGCCATTGCCGAGCGGGTCCTTGGTATGACCGCAGTTCTCGATGGAATTATCAAGGTTATCG ATGGGATGGAGGTTCAAAACACCTCGGGCCACTTTTTCGACACCCTTACGATCGATACTGGCTCGGCTCAAAAAGCCGCCAAGATCCACGCTGAAGCTGCCAAGCGTGCATATAACCTTCGTATCGTGGACGAACGTACTGTGGGTGTAACATTTGATGAGAGCGTCACCGAGGAAGAACTAGCCGGTATCGCAAACTGCTTCCTCATCGCTGGAGGCCAAGCACCCATCGCTTCAACTGATCTTGCATCATTCGTCAAGGGCGGGATCACTCCGCTCATAGACGCCGACGCTGTATCCCCCGCCCATGCACCACAAGCCCATTCCTCCACCTCTGAACTCCTTCAATCCGTCCTTCGAAACTTCGTCGTTCCTCTCCCATTCTGA